The following DNA comes from Nitrospirota bacterium.
CCAATCAGAAATGAGATACAGTCACTATTATCATTATTACAAACACTATTATAGTAATGAAGATCAATGAGCAAAAGATTATCTTCCTATCTTTCATCTTTCCTATATATCTTTTCCTGATATGGTTTATTGTTGGGCCTTTTATCAGTAAAATTTATATTAGCAAATCAAATAAACAAGTTAATGAACAAGCGATTTATTCAGCCATCTCTTATGATAAAAGAAATGCTACATATCCTTATTTCCTCGGAAGGTATTATCATTATTATTCAGAAGACCCTGACAACATCAAGGCAATAGGTTTTTACATAGAGTCTTTAAAACATTGTCCTTTACAGGGAGGTTGCTGGCTCGATCTTGCAAAAGCATATAGAACAGCAGGTATGACTGCACAGGCTGAATATGCAATAAATAGAGCAATAAGTATTATGCCGAAAAATCCGGTTGTTATGTGGGAAGCTGGAGTTTTATATCTGATAGCCGGTGATATTGAGAAATCAATAAGGAATTTCAGGGAATTCATTGTTCTGCGTCCTGACAGACAGCAGGATGCATATGATATGGTCTGGAAAATACCGCTTAATTCAGAATACATTCTTAAAAATCTTATACCTGCTGAGTATAGCTATTACAAAAATTATCTCCTGTATCTTATTTCAATAAATAGAATTAATGAGACAAGAGATCTTTGGAGAACAATGAATGGATTGAAAATAGAAGATGATATTTTCATAAAATATATTGATTTTATGATTTTGAATCATCAGTATGAAGATGCTGAAAATATCTGGAATAAATATGTGCATGATAGATTCAAGGTTTCTATCAATGATAATACATCAATTCTCTGGAATGGCAGTTTTGAGCTTGATATTCTTAATGGTGGTTTTGACTGGAAGGTATCAGAGACAAAAGGGGTTGATGTATTTCTCGATAGAGACATCCACATCTCAGGCAGAAATTCTCTTGGTGTTACATTCGATGGCACACAGAATCCTGATATTACAATCGCATCTCAGATTGTCAGGGTTAATCCGGGGTCGAATTATTTATTGACAGGCTTTATTAAAACTAATTCAATAACAACTACAAACGGTCTTTTCCTCTCAGTTCAGGGGCATGATTGTAAAGGATTTAATAAAAATTCTGATATATTAACAGGGACAAATTTCTGGAAGGAGCTTAATCTGGAATTTAATATACCACCTGAATGCAATGCAATTATCGTTAAGATACGCAGGGATAGGTCACATAAATTTGATAACAAGATAAGCGGGAGTGCATGGATAGACGGAATCAGCTTGACACAAAGATAGTATATATACTGTTAATAATACTTATTTTTTCTGTAATCAGTTTTGGAGCAGTTGAGATATGGTCATTAACTATAGTTGAGTTTTCTATATTTACTGTTTTTATTTTTTATCTGATTGTCATAATTCAATATAAATACGCCAATCAAAATCCTGAGAGGGAACAGGTAAAAGAAGAAAAATATTTACTGATAGTCCTTTTAGGTTTCATTGCTTATATATTAATCCAGACATTACCTATGCCAGCACCTTTCCTGAGATTTATATCTCCGAAATCTTATGAGATTTATTCATTTTATTCAGTCGAAAAAGTTCCTTCAATGTCTATAAGTCTTTACACCTATAAAACAAAATTTGAGTTTGTTAGGAGTCTTTCTTATTTTGTTTTTCTCATCCTTATCATACAGAGCATAAGAAATAGAATGTCTCTTGAGAGAATGCTCAAAATCATGTGTTATTTTGGTTTTGCACTTGCTGTTTTTGCCATTATACAAAAGGCTACATGGAACGGAAAAATCTATTGGCTAAGAGAACTCACAACTGGAGGAACGCCATTTGGCCCATTTGTTAACAGAAACCACTATGCAGGTCTGATGGGGATGCTCATACCTCTAAGTCTGGGACTTGCTTTGACGCGTGAGAGATTTGCTCGAAAAATATTATTTGGATTCCTCGGACTGATTATGGCTGTATCTTTATTCCTCTCGCTTTCGAGAGCAGGCATCATAAGTTTTTTTGCAGGTGTCAGTATCTTTACATTATTCCTGTTCTGGAATAAGCTCAGGAGAAAAAAGGTTCTGGTTATACCAGTTTTTCTTTTTATCCTGTTTTTATATCTACTTTATCTCGGGATTGATCCTGTTATAGACAGGTTTTATCAGACAGATATTACAAAAGAAGCAAGATTCAAGCTCTGGTCAGAGACAATGAGCGCCTTTAAGGATTTTTATCTTACAGGAAGTGGAATGGGCACTTTTATTTATCTATACCCTCTCTATTCAAAAGAATCATTTTCAACAATCTACGATCATGCACATAATGATTACATCGAGTTCATGCTTGAATGCGGTGTTATTGGTATATTATTATTTCTTCTGCTTTTATATTTTTATATACGTATTTTATTAAAAACTGATTGGGATTCAAAATCAGGTATTATAAATTTATCCCTGCTCGCTTCAGTCATTACCATAGCTGTCCACAGTTTTTTTGATTTTAATCTGCATATACCCTCAAACGCACTATTGCTCTCAGCTATTATTGGTATATCTGTTGCAAATTCGAGAATCATTTCTCCATCCTTGAAGGAAGAGGATTAGGGTGGAGCAGAATCTGTATTTCGAGAAAAGATTGCTACGTCAGATTAGGAGAATTTCTAAATATTTGAAGATGGGGAAAGGGCGGTGTTATCATAGACATATAGATGTGGTATGCGATATATACAAAACCTAATAAAGAGGATGGTATTGCTGTTCGGCTTCAGGACATCGGGATACAGGTGCTGAACCCGAAGATCAGGTTAAAAAAATTCAGAAGCAAAAAACTTGTCGAAGTTATCGAGCCACTTTTCCCATGTTATTTATTTGCAGAATTCGATAAAGATAAATATTCTCATCTCATAAAATATACAAGAGGAGTTCGTTACATAGTTGGTAAAGATAATCCCATCACAGTACATGAGGAGATTATCTTATCCATAAAAGAAAGAATGACCGAAGGCAATATAATTATTCCACGTCCTCAGCATTTCAAAGCAGGCGATAGAGTTTTGATAAAGGATGGACCATTCAGGAATTTCTATGGCATCTTCGAAAGGGAAATCAGAGGTCCGGAGCGAGTTATGATTCTTCTTGATACACTTTATTACAAAGTCGAGCTTGACGTAAGTCTCTTAGATAAAGCAGGCAGTAACTAAAGCCTGTTAAAAAATTACCTGAGGTTTATTTTTTGAAATTCAGGTATGAAAAGTAACAGCATGTTCTTATAAAACATGAAGGGCGGTAGCTTGTTTTTAGAATAAAAAGGCTTGATGGCTGGTATGCTAAACAGCTAATATAAGAAATTATGAAAGGTATTATATTAGCAG
Coding sequences within:
- a CDS encoding O-antigen ligase family protein — its product is MDRRNQLDTKIVYILLIILIFSVISFGAVEIWSLTIVEFSIFTVFIFYLIVIIQYKYANQNPEREQVKEEKYLLIVLLGFIAYILIQTLPMPAPFLRFISPKSYEIYSFYSVEKVPSMSISLYTYKTKFEFVRSLSYFVFLILIIQSIRNRMSLERMLKIMCYFGFALAVFAIIQKATWNGKIYWLRELTTGGTPFGPFVNRNHYAGLMGMLIPLSLGLALTRERFARKILFGFLGLIMAVSLFLSLSRAGIISFFAGVSIFTLFLFWNKLRRKKVLVIPVFLFILFLYLLYLGIDPVIDRFYQTDITKEARFKLWSETMSAFKDFYLTGSGMGTFIYLYPLYSKESFSTIYDHAHNDYIEFMLECGVIGILLFLLLLYFYIRILLKTDWDSKSGIINLSLLASVITIAVHSFFDFNLHIPSNALLLSAIIGISVANSRIISPSLKEED